From the Bradyrhizobium ontarionense genome, the window CCAGCTGCCGCGCATATTCCGCGATGTCGCCGGGACCGATCGCCCAGGGCTTCACCGCCTTGGCGCGGAACAGCCAGGTCAGGAACGCACGCTCCCGCCCCGTGATCAGCATCTCCGGAAGATCGTCGAGCCGATTGAAGGCAAAATGCCACGCCCTCAGGTTGGCCTCCTCGGGCGGAAGATCGCTGCGCGGCGACGACAATCCGGGCACCAGCGCATCCATCATCGCAAGCCGCCTGATATCGCCGGGCCAGTCGGCGGCATAGGCGTAGCCGATCCAGGCTCCGACATCATGACCGGCGACGTCGATCGGGCCCGCGTCGAGCAGACCGAGCCCGGCAGCGAAGGCATGAATGTCGGCCGCGACGGTCGTGAGGTCGTAGCCGGTCGCGGGCCGCTCGGAGTCACCCATGCCGCGCGGATCCACCGCAATGACGCGCCGCCCGGCCTCTGCGAGGCGCACCATGACGTGCCGCCACGCGTACCAGCTCTGCGGCCAGCCCGGCAGCAGCAGCACCGGCGCACCAGCGCCGCCCTCGACATAATGCAGCCGCACGCCGTTCGCAGCCGCTGTGCCGTGACGAAAATCTGCCGAGGACGCGGTCGGGTGGAAAAGAGCCGAGGCCTTCATTTGGAAACATCCATTTTCTAATTTGACACAGCAAGGTCAGCGAGCTTGGTCAAGCAAAGT encodes:
- a CDS encoding alpha/beta fold hydrolase; translation: MKASALFHPTASSADFRHGTAAANGVRLHYVEGGAGAPVLLLPGWPQSWYAWRHVMVRLAEAGRRVIAVDPRGMGDSERPATGYDLTTVAADIHAFAAGLGLLDAGPIDVAGHDVGAWIGYAYAADWPGDIRRLAMMDALVPGLSSPRSDLPPEEANLRAWHFAFNRLDDLPEMLITGRERAFLTWLFRAKAVKPWAIGPGDIAEYARQLAAPGAIRAATRYYQEAFSTEGVAANRARSLRLLPMPVLALGAERGVGPGLVEAMRQLAVNVEGGVIADCGHYMPEESPDEVSAALIRFFDHAAKQKP